Part of the Candidatus Brocadiaceae bacterium genome, TCGAGGGCGTCCTCCAGGATGTGCTCGACGTCCTCGAGCGTCGTCATCACCCGCGTCTCATACTTGTCGCCTTCCCACAGCTCGGCCAGCGGGATGAAGAACAGGCGGCGGATCACGGACCGGTAGCCGTGCAGGAACTCGAAGTGGTCCCGCATCTTGTCGTCGTTCAACTGCCGGGCCAGGGTGCAGACGACGGTGTGCCTCCGCTTCGAGTGCTTCCGCACGTTCTCGAGCGCGTCGAGCTTCCTGTAGTACGCGTTCGTGCTGCCGCGCATGCGTTCGTAGATCTCGGGGTCGCGCCCGTCGAATGCCAGAAGCAGGTCGATGTTGGCCTCGCAGAGCCGTTTGCAGTAGTCCTCGTCGCCCACGCGGATGGAGTTGGTCACGACGGAGATCGGCAGGCCGTTGTCGCGCGCCATCTGCACGATCTCGAACATGTCCTTGCGTACCGTCGGCTCCCCGCCGAAAAGCTCCACGCGCGGCGGCGGGTCCCAGGTGCCCACCACCTTGAACAGGTGCTCGAAGTACTCCAGCGGGGGGCTGAACTCGAAGCCCATGCCCGGCACGTTCGCCAGGCAGATGGGGCAGTTCAGGTTGCACCGATTCGTCACGTCGACGAACACAAGGCGCGGCGCATGGTCGAGGCCGCACGACTCGCAGTGGAGGGTGCAGGACAGCGTCTCGGGGGCCTCGTAGCGGCACAGACGGCGCTTCCACTGCCAGCGTTCGGCGTCGGAACTGACCAGGCTCTGCGTGGGGCCGCAGTCCGGGCAGTTCTTGCGCACGTACACCTTGCCGTCCTCGATCACGTGCTCGATGGGCACCCGCCCTCGGCACTTCTCGCAGACACCCTTGTTCATCTGTCTCTCCGTCGCGCGCGGACCCTGAGCCCGCAGGTGGGTCACGCACCATGATAGCGGACCGGACGGCCGCATGTAAACCGAACGGATCCCCCGCGCAATCCCCGGCCGCGACGGAGCGCGGCCCTCCAC contains:
- a CDS encoding radical SAM protein — translated: MNKGVCEKCRGRVPIEHVIEDGKVYVRKNCPDCGPTQSLVSSDAERWQWKRRLCRYEAPETLSCTLHCESCGLDHAPRLVFVDVTNRCNLNCPICLANVPGMGFEFSPPLEYFEHLFKVVGTWDPPPRVELFGGEPTVRKDMFEIVQMARDNGLPISVVTNSIRVGDEDYCKRLCEANIDLLLAFDGRDPEIYERMRGSTNAYYRKLDALENVRKHSKRRHTVVCTLARQLNDDKMRDHFEFLHGYRSVIRRLFFIPLAELWEGDKYETRVMTTLEDVEHILEDALDCDDIQFLPVGAFSFFEPAHRFFSDSRVRFSRVHPNCESATVLISDGERFRPLGHYLKRPLAELADEMIGRAVKINPRLEKLDAARPWQRLRGRLLALRTFAPPLLRSLDFRRILKGGRIGTSLRILWGLLRGRKLKHLLREHTNVQETVEVTTLPFEEPHSLESERMQRCGAMFVYVDPDTGEVHTVPFCIWCLYRHDTMRRIADHYAAAVEA